Proteins encoded together in one Chitinophaga varians window:
- a CDS encoding alpha-ketoglutarate-dependent dioxygenase AlkB family protein: MSLQGSLFEEPGPGNAIHLKNGELAYYPRFFKPAESDNYYQTLLDTIDWKQESMNMYGKQVLFPRLMAWYGDAATSYSFSGNTFAPSPWTPALEEIRARITPASGTGFNSVLLNLYRSGSDSMGWHADDEPELGPHPVIASVNFGASRRFLLRYKNDHHLKHEILLEHGSLLVMKGTLQQYWEHQVPKTNRQISGRINLTFRFIHP, translated from the coding sequence ATGAGTTTGCAGGGAAGCCTTTTTGAAGAGCCCGGTCCCGGGAATGCCATCCATCTTAAGAACGGAGAACTGGCTTATTATCCGCGCTTTTTCAAGCCGGCGGAAAGTGATAATTATTATCAGACATTACTGGACACAATCGACTGGAAGCAGGAATCGATGAATATGTATGGCAAACAGGTTTTATTTCCGCGATTAATGGCCTGGTACGGAGATGCTGCCACTTCCTATAGTTTTTCCGGCAATACTTTTGCGCCCAGCCCATGGACACCGGCACTGGAAGAAATAAGGGCCCGCATCACCCCGGCTTCCGGCACTGGTTTCAATAGTGTATTGCTTAACCTTTATCGCAGCGGCAGCGACTCTATGGGCTGGCATGCCGATGACGAACCCGAACTGGGCCCCCATCCGGTGATCGCCTCTGTCAACTTCGGCGCCTCCCGCCGTTTTTTATTACGCTATAAAAATGATCATCACCTGAAACATGAAATATTGCTGGAACATGGCTCCCTCCTGGTCATGAAAGGGACGCTGCAGCAGTACTGGGAACATCAGGTACCCAAAACAAACCGGCAGATTTCCGGAAGGATCAACCTCACCTTCCGCTTTATCCACCCCTAA
- a CDS encoding DNA-3-methyladenine glycosylase family protein, with protein sequence MPRPSGTPVTEHAYISHLSKDKKLQKIIKGPLDAQEKRRNFPLRLIAAIMSQQLSTKVADVIYARFLALYDNKEPTPQQVAATDPAVLRSIGLSNAKVSYVHNVANFVIAEKLTDARLHKMDNEAVIVCLTQIKGVGRWTVEMLLMFHLHREDIFSIDDLGIQQAMARLYKLDNSDKKAFREKMKTISAKWAPYRTHACRYLWQWKDQ encoded by the coding sequence ATGCCCAGACCATCAGGCACTCCGGTAACGGAGCATGCTTATATCTCCCATCTCAGCAAGGACAAAAAACTGCAAAAGATCATCAAAGGTCCGCTGGATGCTCAGGAGAAACGCCGGAACTTCCCGTTGCGCCTCATTGCCGCTATTATGAGCCAGCAACTCTCCACCAAAGTGGCTGATGTGATTTATGCCCGTTTCCTTGCCCTTTACGACAATAAAGAACCGACCCCTCAACAGGTAGCAGCCACCGATCCGGCAGTGCTGCGCTCCATCGGATTGTCCAACGCCAAAGTGTCCTATGTGCATAATGTGGCCAACTTTGTGATCGCTGAAAAGCTCACCGATGCGCGGCTGCATAAAATGGACAACGAAGCCGTGATCGTATGTCTTACCCAAATCAAAGGCGTAGGCCGGTGGACAGTGGAAATGCTGCTCATGTTCCACCTTCACCGCGAAGATATTTTCTCCATAGACGACCTGGGCATACAACAGGCCATGGCCCGTCTTTACAAGCTGGACAACAGCGACAAAAAAGCTTTCCGCGAGAAGATGAAGACGATCTCCGCTAAGTGGGCCCCCTACCGGACCCATGCCTGCCGCTATCTCTGGCAATGGAAAGATCAATAA
- a CDS encoding M28 family peptidase yields MRKVLSMLTTLALLAGACQQPSTKTDNTADSTGAGKVAKLSVPVPAFSADSAYAYTAKQVSFGPRIPNTPAQQQCADWMISSLKKWADTVYVQRTTVEGPHKEKLPCINIIASFNPAAKQRVLLLAHWDTRPWADEDAFDKKGKLDGADDGASGVGVLMEAARQFKTQRPEAGVDILLVDVEDYGVKDNENSFCLGTQYWAKNPHVKGYKANYGILLDMVGGRGSQFYMEGSSQQYAYGPMKMFWDVANQLGYSDYFRYEKNGSYITDDHIYVNTMANIPTFDIIAWQATGNFAPHWHTQNDNMSVIDNKTLKAVGQTILQVIYNQPFTY; encoded by the coding sequence ATGCGTAAAGTTCTTAGCATGTTGACAACGCTGGCCCTCCTGGCCGGCGCTTGTCAGCAGCCCTCCACAAAAACAGACAATACCGCCGACAGCACCGGCGCCGGCAAAGTGGCCAAACTGAGTGTGCCGGTACCGGCCTTCAGCGCAGATTCCGCCTATGCCTATACCGCCAAACAGGTGAGCTTTGGGCCAAGAATACCCAATACCCCTGCACAGCAGCAGTGTGCCGACTGGATGATCAGCTCTCTGAAAAAATGGGCGGATACCGTATATGTGCAACGTACCACCGTAGAAGGGCCGCATAAAGAGAAACTGCCTTGTATCAACATTATCGCCAGCTTCAACCCTGCCGCCAAACAACGCGTGTTGTTACTGGCACACTGGGATACCCGTCCATGGGCCGATGAAGACGCTTTTGACAAAAAGGGCAAGCTGGATGGCGCCGATGATGGCGCCAGCGGAGTAGGCGTGCTGATGGAAGCCGCCCGTCAGTTCAAAACACAAAGACCAGAAGCCGGCGTAGACATCCTGCTCGTGGACGTTGAAGATTACGGGGTAAAAGACAACGAAAACTCTTTCTGCCTCGGTACCCAGTACTGGGCTAAAAACCCGCACGTAAAAGGCTATAAAGCCAATTACGGCATACTGCTGGACATGGTAGGCGGCCGTGGCTCACAATTTTATATGGAAGGCTCTTCCCAGCAATACGCTTACGGCCCGATGAAAATGTTCTGGGACGTGGCCAATCAACTGGGCTACTCCGACTATTTCCGGTACGAGAAAAACGGATCTTACATTACCGACGACCACATTTATGTGAATACGATGGCCAACATCCCGACTTTTGATATCATCGCCTGGCAAGCCACCGGCAACTTTGCGCCGCACTGGCATACCCAGAACGATAACATGAGCGTGATCGATAACAAGACCTTAAAAGCAGTAGGACAAACTATCCTGCAGGTGATCTACAATCAGCCGTTCACCTACTAA